The region CTTCTCTTTTCAGAGGACATTTCATTGAAGTGCTACACCTCCGATCTGCAAACAATCACCTGCCATTGGAACACCAGCAGATACAGTCGACCAACACTTTTCTACAAAATGAATCTTAGGTAGCACtttaatttgtctttttgttttctttcacgTACACAACTACCTGTACACAACATTGTTGACTATTTTGCACCATTATATTTAAATTGCAGCGAGTCTTTGGGCTGGACTGACTGGACAGAGTGTCAGCCTGACAGGACGTTGACAGATCGTTGCAGTTTTCAGGGAGATAAGTCCagaaaagtcaaagtcaaactcAAGAATGCCAGCAGAACATTTTACACCCAAGAGTTCACAGTCCAAAACATCAGTGAGCGAACATTTTTTGTTGATTATGCACATTGTAGGGCACATAAAGtgaaatgtttacatgtttatattttgttttagttAAAACACCTCCACCAGCTCATCTGAGAGGATCACTGCAGGAAGATGGATTATGTCTGAAATGGGAGGCTCCTCGTTTGACTCTGTCAACTCACCTGCAATATGAAGTTGGCTGCCAAATCCGAGAGAGCAAAGCCTGGCTGGTAGGTTTTTGGCCACAAGCTGGAGATAATAATTCAGTCATATTGCtatacattttgtgtatttttttatgtttacaaaTAAGACACAAACTATGAAGGCAAATGAgttcatattgttatatttCGTCAGGTTATTATTACTAGATTTCAGTGAAAAATACAGAATTTAACGAATAactgtgaacaaaaaaaaattgagtggCCAATggatttgtcaaaaaatattgaagcaaattgaAAATATGCAAATCTCCCTGCAGTTTTCAGGAGGCAATCATGATCTATGAAAACACTCTTggcaacccattggaaattgcaggaagtCATTCCTCAGTCTGTCTCACAGTATCATCTTACAAacgacactaaactcatcacacagcaacttaacactcaaaccgTTCCAAGGAAATATACATTACAAAAAACAGTACGAGTTTAAAATAACCAAACATACCCATAAAGCATTACTGCGAAAAGATCACAGAAAATGGTAGATGCCGCTGCAATGCTGCGTCTGTTCACTAGAGGACCTGGAGCCCATagagaggctgacgtcattgcagtacCCCAATTAATCAGCTGCAATGGATTTAAGAGTTTTGTTGTTCCATTTCAAAGTCATATTAGTACATGTTTGTCACATATATATTTtgagtgttgagttgctgtgtgatgaactTAGTGTTGTTTGTCAAGTGTTCTTTGTAGGATTATGTTATACTGTTATGCACAAGCTGTTGATGAGCTTGTTGTGAGTGGAGGGCAGTCCGGGTTGTAGTCCAACTTTTTTCCTGATTAGAACCGCAGAAAATGCATCGTCAATATTAAATATCAATCAGTTCATCAATTCACGTTTCTTCAGTTGGTTTCCCTGAAGGACCCAGCAACAAGCACATGCCTCGAGATTCCCTCAAGTAGCCAGTACAGAGTGAAGGTCAGAGCTAAACCAAATGGATCGTTTCTTTCTGGCCACTGGAGCGACTGGTCAGATGTCCTCACAGGAGAAACTCCCGCAGACATAGGTAAGCTCAGCTGGCTAACGTGTGATGTTAGCACGTGCATAATACTAAAATACCCCCAAATATTTATCTGTTTGGTTAATATCAGACaataaaatgacttttccaGACACGTTGCTGGTGACTTGCATTCCTGCCACACTGCTGATAACTGCTGTCATCCTCATCTCtttgttttttacttatttCCAGTAAGTATTTTTCATATTCCCATCTATTATTATACGATGTttgtaataatgtttttttgtcatgcttAGAAAACTGAAGCAGTGGTTTTGGCCGCCTGTGCCAAACCTTGACAAAGTCCTTCAAAGTTTTCTCACTGAGACCAATTTGCAGAATTGGGTAAACAACTTAACAGCTGAtgtgcaaaaatattttacaggttttaaattataattaatatctTTTTTATGTTGAAACAGCACCCTCCGGTCACAGCAAAACAGTACTTTGAGGAGGCTGCTTCTTCTGTGGTGGAAGTCATGTCCCAGGATCAGGTCTCAGGATCGGGTAAGCCATTCGTCGAATCGACTCAACTCCTGTCGTCAGAGCAAAGGAACCACCAGGAAGACGGAAGCCCCACAACAGAACTGAAACTGTTCCCAGATTATGTGACACTGAACAGGGAGAGTGTCATTATTTGTGCCACAGGAAACAAGTATGTCTGTGAGCAGTTTGGAGAGATAAGAGGTCCTGGAATGGAGGGTGAGcttcttccaaaaacatgtcactgTTTTTGCAACGAGGACACTGACTTACTAAACCATTCCTACATGCCTCTTTCCGAGCCTGCAGTCAGCGTCAGTGACAAGGTGGCAGACATGAGAGTGCATGGCAACGTCTATACTAACTTACCCTGCAGCTAAATGTAGAACAGTAATAATAGAtccaatatatactgtatatatatatactacatttgtactgcATCAGTATTGTTGGGTGTGGGtttaaactattattattattattattcacattatGTACTGTGTTCACATATTTTCTTATAGCAAGTAGGTCTTGTACAGCTAAATTCAGAActaatatgtggaaaaaaaataccagtAGTTTTTAGTTTACAGTTAAATTCCAGTAAAATGGTTTGCCGACACTGCTGTGTCGTTCTAAAGCCACTAGAGGGAGCAAGCGTGTTGCAAAACAATGACTGTCCTGTCCTGTGATATACAAAAGATGAATTAAATgaacaattatttaaataatgaatgattaaaagcacaattaaacaattaaaaatgtaatgaatgaaaactatacataacaaataaatacagatatatgacattattattattatgtttgtatAGATAGTCAAAAcattataattgtaatttaataattatgtatttcTGCATATTCTAATGTATCTCATTGTTTGCCATTGATGCTGTTTAATTGGAGCCTAATTTTATTGTGCAACTATTAGATTGTGGATTTGTGTTGTTCTCGGTGGAGAATAATTTTGAGATGACCTCCTATGTGCATTTAATGTGCACCATTTCCATGTAACTATTACCAGCCTGATATATTTATTGTACATATTGGAATTTTTGCAATAAATATTAGAGCTAGTGTGTCTAGAAATGCTTTGGcacgttattattatcattaaaattaGCCTTCTCTTCCTTGCCACTGGGTGGTGGTAttgtatttacatgtatttacatttattcctATGTTGTTAGTTTGCTCTTGAAGGCAGGCCTAACAAGCCAAAACAATACTAAATGTCATTAATAAATtgataagttaaaaaaataacaacttggTTGAATTCTAGGGTGTCACTTTATTGGGCAAATTGGTCAAACATGTTATTTGTGATGACTAAAATAGTTACAACTTGTATTAAAATTCAGATACCCGAATGGAAAATCAGCAGCAACAAATTAAGAATCCATGAACCCAAGACTTGGAGATTATTGTAACGTGATCAAATGTAATGATACAACACTTTTTGGGGAGGATATACAGAATATCAGCTTTAGAAATAACCCATTAGACAAGCCCACAAAAGCTGGAACACTAAAACGTCAGTAATAATGTGAGAATGACCTCCGGCTATTCTGCAATGACGCTTTCAGCCAGCGTCCTGCCAGACTGTATGACATCATGGCCGTAAGTTAATGCAAACCTGTCTCTGAGGCACTAGTAAAGGGGTAGGCGAGAGAAGAAAACGGAGCAAGTTTAAGAGTCAGTGTTTACTGCCGTTGCAAATGTTCTCTTCTGAACGCAACAAAACCACATTCTTTCCAAGCTTCATCACCGCCTGCCTGCCCATACGCAAGGATCACCTCCTGATGTCATTTCCTTAACTCTCACTCTCAGGCACATTGAaaggcatccatccattttctatgccgcttgccATCACTCAGGGATGcgtactcacattcatacctatggacaatttagagtcgccaattaacctaacatgtttttggaatgtgggaggaaaccggagtacccggagaaaacccacacacccaccgggagaacatgcaaattccatatGGAGATACTGTACATTGAAAGGCAACACATGTATCACATACATGTTTAACACAAAGTTATACTGTTCCAGTGTTCattattgacaaaaaaacgaTGAGAAAAGTCATTATCATGCTGTGGAAGATATCCACACAACATGTACTGCAGTCTCACTGGCTTATATTGGATTTAAAGAGGTATCAATTGCAGTTTCACAGTCTCAgcggaaaacaaacaaaaatcaacatcctaccaaacaaatacatttaaactAAACTATAGTACCTTCAGGACCGTAAAGATGAAAAAGTTCAATGTGAGGTTAACCATGATTGGTTCACAATTTGGGAATCTTCAAGCTGCATTATTCCTTCATCAAGGGAATTAGAATATCATAACTATATATAACTGtggaagtaaaaacaaaatagtaTTATTTGAACTGCTGGAAGTAAGCATTCTACTTCAATATAATTAGTGTATGCAATATATTCACACATTAGTGGTGGCTGCCACTTCTCTATGGAagcataaataacataaattaaTTGTATTCTAACAGTTATACTGGatcttatccattttaagataatTTAGCATATTCTTCATAAGGAAGGAAATGTGTCTGCCCCCAAAGTGCCCCTCTATTAAAAATACCAAATCTACTTATCCTCCTCCAGTGACCCATAATAGTTTCACAAAGTCTTGGAATCCACTGTGATGGGATACAGGCCCCACTTGGATAACACTTAGTTGTTGGCCTTCTTGTTGATGAGCACGGAGCAGCACGTGAGAGCTCCATCTACTTTCATTTTCTCCATGTTGGACACAGGGATCAGCATGTGGTCCTTCAACTTCTCAAATACCTGTGGacacaaagggggggggggttattgacAACTGTTCATAATATCATATCTGAGTCATATTTCAATTATCATGTGCAACTCTTCTCTGACAAGGCAACTGAAGAGTCATCTGGTTGGCAATCCTGCATCAAACTGCAGGGATTGGAACCATCATACTTACTTTTGCAATCATCGACATAGCCCAGAGCTGTACAAATGTTTTTGGCTCCGTAGCCATATTTCTAACAAACAATTCCTGTTGTTATGACAACAGCAATAAAGTATGGGAGCAATATTTTGAAAGTGACATCAGCTATTACTACTAACTTCTATTGGCgacctttgtttacatttgcttCCGACTATGTGGGAACAGTTCGGGGAGGGCTCCTTGGTGTTCCATTATCATGACGGTACCAAAAGTATAAAAAGGAAGGCCAATAACGGCAGTtttggatgagtttggtgtgtATAAACCAGACTATGCTGGCACAATGAgcaagaacaaaacaaaacaaaaacgacCTAGAGAAACTAGCATAACAGTAGTACTTTgaacatacaaaaaacaaatacattttccccataagaaataacaTACAGCAtatccaatgaatccattccacaCACccccaaatattcattcatttattttctaccacttatactcacgagggtcgccctggactggtcgccagccaatcacagggcacatatagacaaacaaccattcacactcacattcatacatatggataatttggagtcgccaattaacctagcatgtttttggaatgtgggaggaaaccggagtacccggagaaaacccacgcatgcacggggagaacatgcaaactccacacagagatggcctgcgtgcaaaccacttctccaccgtgcagctcccCCGACATATTAAACACAATAAGAAGGGGACAGGACACGACGTTCTTGAATTGAAGTGTGAATTCCTTATAAAAGTGCTGGCACTTTTAActatttggccccatggtgggttattttgcagccttaCTGAACaacaaaagcagagacttgtggtGTTAATGTGTTGATTAATGTCATAGATGAGTGACAAAGCCGGGGAACAATGACTTCCGGGTGGGAGTTATGTAATCAagacacagttggactcatgtcttatactgtattcattttctttctttcgttTGATTCCTTGTTTGGGCACGCAATCCAACTTGTATGGCCAAACATTGCGCTTAACATGTATGAATGTTTGAAAAACAAGATATTTTTGGTGAAAACTGAACCCGACAAAAACGGA is a window of Doryrhamphus excisus isolate RoL2022-K1 chromosome 5, RoL_Dexc_1.0, whole genome shotgun sequence DNA encoding:
- the mpl gene encoding thrombopoietin receptor isoform X1; translation: MTLTYSRKLHFSLWIQAFFASWIYGKDLTGTNIQLEDILLLKDEADPKCFTRTEEDFTCFFETTDKRTYDLYYNTGKLSRKKKCQLFTQRTTEGTLLHICSFPYLDVVTYVDIYLKVVEHNTNNSVCIRTVSVEDHILLDAPFNVYLHQNDKAGQLQVSWLTRVPKYWEDKVKYRIRYWSKGLGEKTRVGTERRDDPVVLVPLIPGEEVQVQVAVKCADRDTAGHWSHWSDSVQEVVPQHAEDISLKCYTSDLQTITCHWNTSRYSRPTLFYKMNLSESLGWTDWTECQPDRTLTDRCSFQGDKSRKVKVKLKNASRTFYTQEFTVQNIIKTPPPAHLRGSLQEDGLCLKWEAPRLTLSTHLQYEVGCQIRESKAWLLVSLKDPATSTCLEIPSSSQYRVKVRAKPNGSFLSGHWSDWSDVLTGETPADIDTLLVTCIPATLLITAVILISLFFTYFQKLKQWFWPPVPNLDKVLQSFLTETNLQNWHPPVTAKQYFEEAASSVVEVMSQDQVSGSGKPFVESTQLLSSEQRNHQEDGSPTTELKLFPDYVTLNRESVIICATGNKYVCEQFGEIRGPGMEGELLPKTCHCFCNEDTDLLNHSYMPLSEPAVSVSDKVADMRVHGNVYTNLPCS
- the mpl gene encoding thrombopoietin receptor isoform X3, which codes for MFHKDRGGFHLLLRDHRQKDLRFVLQHWLSRKKKCQLFTQRTTEGTLLHICSFPYLDVVTYVDIYLKVVEHNTNNSVCIRTVSVEDHILLDAPFNVYLHQNDKAGQLQVSWLTRVPKYWEDKVKYRIRYWSKGLGEKTRVGTERRDDPVVLVPLIPGEEVQVQVAVKCADRDTAGHWSHWSDSVQEVVPQHAEDISLKCYTSDLQTITCHWNTSRYSRPTLFYKMNLSESLGWTDWTECQPDRTLTDRCSFQGDKSRKVKVKLKNASRTFYTQEFTVQNIIKTPPPAHLRGSLQEDGLCLKWEAPRLTLSTHLQYEVGCQIRESKAWLLVSLKDPATSTCLEIPSSSQYRVKVRAKPNGSFLSGHWSDWSDVLTGETPADIDTLLVTCIPATLLITAVILISLFFTYFQKLKQWFWPPVPNLDKVLQSFLTETNLQNWHPPVTAKQYFEEAASSVVEVMSQDQVSGSGKPFVESTQLLSSEQRNHQEDGSPTTELKLFPDYVTLNRESVIICATGNKYVCEQFGEIRGPGMEGELLPKTCHCFCNEDTDLLNHSYMPLSEPAVSVSDKVADMRVHGNVYTNLPCS
- the mpl gene encoding thrombopoietin receptor isoform X2, encoding MTLTYSRKLHFSLWIQAFFASWIYGKDLTGTNIQLEDILLLKDEADPKCFTRTEEDFTCFFETTDKRTYDLYYNTGKLSRKKKCQLFTQRTTEGTLLHICSFPYLDVVTYVDIYLKVVEHNTNNSVCIRTVSVEDHILLDAPFNVYLHQNDKAGQLQVSWLTRVPKYWEDKVKYRIRYWSKGLGEKTRVGTERRDDPVVLVPLIPGEEVQVQVAVKCADRDTAGHWSHWSDSVQEVVPQHAEDISLKCYTSDLQTITCHWNTSRYSRPTLFYKMNLSESLGWTDWTECQPDRTLTDRCSFQGDKSRKVKVKLKNASRTFYTQEFTVQNIIKTPPPAHLRGSLQEDGLCLKWEAPRLTLSTHLQYEVGCQIRESKAWLDPATSTCLEIPSSSQYRVKVRAKPNGSFLSGHWSDWSDVLTGETPADIDTLLVTCIPATLLITAVILISLFFTYFQKLKQWFWPPVPNLDKVLQSFLTETNLQNWHPPVTAKQYFEEAASSVVEVMSQDQVSGSGKPFVESTQLLSSEQRNHQEDGSPTTELKLFPDYVTLNRESVIICATGNKYVCEQFGEIRGPGMEGELLPKTCHCFCNEDTDLLNHSYMPLSEPAVSVSDKVADMRVHGNVYTNLPCS